From Pseudorca crassidens isolate mPseCra1 chromosome 15, mPseCra1.hap1, whole genome shotgun sequence, one genomic window encodes:
- the SPATA25 gene encoding spermatogenesis-associated protein 25: MSYFMSPQTHPGLPPSGQGGAASLGSSLGLYSPVEPVVVASGGQGPLSQKAEQATPVPEVPEARGCPGGARWEPLQRKEYSRNCHKFPHARQPERLGWEDGCSRSRAPYLGSPSRPGPLLLCGLPSETGGKEAGPQPDICILTLAMMIAGIPTVPVPGLREEDLIRAAQAFMMAHLEPAGAVEGARWP, encoded by the exons ATGTCCTATTTCATGTCTCCACAAACTCATCCAGGTCTTCCGCCTTCCGGCCAAG GTGGGGCTGCTTCTCTGGGCTCATCCCTTGGCCTCTATAGTCCTGTAGAGCCAGTGGTGGTGGCCTCTGGTGGACAAGGCCCACTGAGCCAGAAAGCTGAGCAGGCGACACCAGTGCCTGAAGTGCCAGAAgccaggggctgccctggggggGCTCGCTGGGAGCCACTGCAGCGGAAGGAGTACAGCCGGAACTGCCACAAATTCCCCCACGCGAGGCAGCCGGAGCGCCTTGGCTGGGAGGATGGCTGCTCCAGAAGCAGAGCTCCCTACCTGGGCAGCCCCAGCAGGCCTGGGCCCCTGCTGCTGTGTGGGCTGCCctctgagacaggagggaaggaggctgggcCCCAGCCCGACATCTGCATCCTTACCTTGGCCATGATGATCGCTGGCATCCCCACCGTGCCTGTCCCAGGCCTACGGGAAGAGGACCTGATCCGGGCAGCTCAAGCTTTCATGATGGCCCATCTGGAGCCAGCGGGGGCTGTGGAGGGGGCACGGTGGCCCTAG
- the NEURL2 gene encoding neuralized-like protein 2 — translation MAAASDPVELGAPWGPARPEPPPTRFHPVHGANIRVDPSGTRATRVESFAHGVCFSREPLAPGQVFLVEIEEKELGWCGHLRLGLTALDPASLAAVPEFSLPDLVSLGHTWVFAITRHHNRVPREGRPEAEALAPSCPPALLVEPHLCIEQFRIPRDRLVGRSRPGLYSHLLDQLYELNMLPPTARRSRLGVLFCPRPDGTADMHIVINGEDMGPSARGLPAAQPLYAVVDVFASTKSVRLVQVEYGLPSLQTLCRLVIQRSVVHRLAIDGLHLPKGLKDFCKYE, via the exons ATGGCTGCTGCCTCCGACCCCGTGGAATTGGGTGCGCCCTGGGGCCCCGCGCGCCCCGAGCCCCCTCCCACCCGCTTCCACCCGGTACACGGTGCCAACATCCGCGTGGACCCCTCCGGGACGCGGGCCACACGCGTGGAGAGCTTCGCCCACGGCGTGTGCTTCAGTCGCGAGCCGCTGGCCCCCGGCCAGGTGTTCCTGGTGGAGATCGAGGAGAAAGAGCTGGGCTGGTGCGGGCACCTGCGCCTCGGCCTGACTGCGCTGGACCCCGCCAGTCTGGCCGCCGTGCCCGAGTTTTCGCTGCCCGACCTGGTCAGCCTCGGCCACACCTGGGTCTTCGCCATCACGCGCCATCACAACCGCGTGCCCCGGGAGGGCCGCCCGGAGGCGGAGGCGCTGGCCCCCAGCTGCCCCCCAGCCCTCCTGGTGGAACCGCATCTGTGCATTGAGCAGTTTCGCATTCCCCGCGACCGCCTGGTGGGCCGCAGCCGTCCCGGGCTGTACAGCCACCTCTTGGACCAGCTCTATGAGCTGAACATGCTGCCTCCGACTGCACGTCGGAGCCGCCTGGGCGTTCTCTTCTGCCCGCGCCCCGACGGCACGGCTGACATGCATATCGTCATCAACGGCGAGGACATGGGCCCCAGCGCCCGGGGGCTGCCAGCCGCCCAGCCCCTCTACGCGGTGGTGGACGTCTTCGCCTCCACCAAGAGCGTGCGCCTGGTCCAGGTCGAGTATGGCT TGCCGTCCCTGCAGACCCTGTGCCGCCTAGTGATCCAGAGGAGTGTGGTGCACCGGCTGGCCATTGACGGGCTCCACCTGCCCAAAGGACTTAAGGATTTCTGCAAGTATGAGTGA
- the CTSA gene encoding lysosomal protective protein isoform X2, with product MTSRRGPPPGEQGREAAEMVRAALSPPFLLLLLLSWAPRSEAAPDQDEIQYLPGLTKQPSFRQYSGYLRGSGSKHLHYWFVESQKDPKSSPVVLWLNGGPGCSSLDGLLTEHGPFLIQPDGATLEYNPYSWNLIANVLYLESPAGVGFSYSDDKSYATNDTEVAQSNFEALKDFFRLFPEYKDNELFLTGESYAGIYIPTLAVLVMQDPSMNLQGLAVGNGLSCYEQNDNSLVYFAYYHGLLGNRLWSSLQTHCCSQNKCNFYDNRDPQCVTNLQEVSHIVGSSGLNVYNLYAPCAGGVPSHLRYEKDTVVVQDLGNIFTRLPPKQMWHQALLRSAGEVRLDPPCTNTTAASTYLNNPLVRKALHIPEQLPRWDVCNFLVNIQYRRLYQTMCSQYLKLLAAQKYRILLYNGDVDMACNFMGDEWFVDSLNQKMEVQRRPWLVDYGDSGEQIAGFVKEFSHIAFLTIKGAGHMVPTDKPQAALTMFSRFLNKQPY from the exons ATGACTTCCCGTCGCGGGCCACCTCCGGGAGAGCAAGGACGCGAGGCAGCAGAG ATGGTCCGAGCCGCGCTGTCGCCGCCattcctcctgctgctgctgctctccTGGGCGCCCCGAAGCGAGGCAGCCCCCGACCAGGACGAGATCCAGTACCTGCCAGGGCTGACCAAGCAGCCGTCTTTCCGCCAGTACTCTGGCTACCTCAGAGGCTCCGGCTCCAAGCACCTCCACTACTG GTTTGTGGAGTCCCAGAAGGATCCCAAGAGCAGCCCTGTGGTGCTGTGGCTCAATGGAGGGCCGGGCTGTAGCTCCCTAGACGGCCTCCTCACCGAGCACGGCCCCTTCCTG ATCCAGCCAGATGGTGCCACTCTGGAGTACAACCCCTATTCCTGGAACCTG ATTGCCAATGTGTTATACCTCGAGTCCCCAGCTGGGGTGGGCTTTTCCTACTCCGATGACAAGTCTTATGCAACCAATGACACCGAG GTGGCCCAGAGCAATTTTGAAGCCCTTAAAGATTTCTTCCGCCTCTTCCCGGAATACAAGGACAACGAGCTTTTCCTGACGGGAGAGAGCTATGCCGGCATCTACATCCCCACCCTGGCAGTGTTGGTCATGCAGGACCCCAGCATGAACCTTCAG GGGCTGGCTGTGGGCAATGGACTCTCCTGCTATGAGCAGAATGACAACTCCCTGGTCTATTTCGCCTACTACCATGGCCTTCTGGGAAACAG GCTCTGGTCTTCCCTCCAGACCCACTGCTGCTCTCAAAACAAGTGTAACTTCTACGACAACAGAGACCCACAATGCGTGACCAAT CTTCAGGAAGTGTCCCACATCGTGGGCAGCTCCGGCCTCAACGTCTACAACCTCTACGCTCCATGTGCTGGGGGGGTGCCCAGCCATCTAAG GTACGAGAAGGACACTGTCGTGGTCCAGGATCTGGGCAACATCTTCACTCGCCTGCCACCCAAGCAGATGTGGCATCAG GCACTGCTGCGTTCTGCGGGAGAGGTGCGCCTGGACCCCCCCTGCACCAACACCACAGCCGCCTCCACCTACCTCAACAACCCTCTTGTGCGGAAGGCCCTCCACATCCCCGAGCAGCTGCCCCGCTGGGACGTGTGCAA CTTCCTGGTGAATATCCAGTACCGCCGTCTCTACCAAACCATGTGTTCCCAGTACCTGAAGCTGCTGGCCGCACAG AAATACCGGATCCTGCTGTACAACGGAGATGTGGACATGGCCTGCAATTTCATGGGAGATGAGTGGTTTGTGGATTCCCTCAACCAGAAG ATGGAGGTACAGCGCCGGCCCTGGTTGGTGGACTACGGGGACAGTGGAGAGCAGATCGCTGGCTTCGTGAAGGAGTTCTCCCACATCGCCTTTCTTACCATCAAG GGTGCCGGACACATGGTCCCCACTGACAAGCCCCAGGCTGCCCTCACCATGTTCTCCCGCTTCCTGAATAAGCAGCCATACTGA
- the CTSA gene encoding lysosomal protective protein isoform X1, which yields MVRAALSPPFLLLLLLSWAPRSEAAPDQDEIQYLPGLTKQPSFRQYSGYLRGSGSKHLHYWFVESQKDPKSSPVVLWLNGGPGCSSLDGLLTEHGPFLIQPDGATLEYNPYSWNLIANVLYLESPAGVGFSYSDDKSYATNDTEVAQSNFEALKDFFRLFPEYKDNELFLTGESYAGIYIPTLAVLVMQDPSMNLQGLAVGNGLSCYEQNDNSLVYFAYYHGLLGNRLWSSLQTHCCSQNKCNFYDNRDPQCVTNLQEVSHIVGSSGLNVYNLYAPCAGGVPSHLRYEKDTVVVQDLGNIFTRLPPKQMWHQALLRSAGEVRLDPPCTNTTAASTYLNNPLVRKALHIPEQLPRWDVCNFLVNIQYRRLYQTMCSQYLKLLAAQKYRILLYNGDVDMACNFMGDEWFVDSLNQKMEVQRRPWLVDYGDSGEQIAGFVKEFSHIAFLTIKGAGHMVPTDKPQAALTMFSRFLNKQPY from the exons ATGGTCCGAGCCGCGCTGTCGCCGCCattcctcctgctgctgctgctctccTGGGCGCCCCGAAGCGAGGCAGCCCCCGACCAGGACGAGATCCAGTACCTGCCAGGGCTGACCAAGCAGCCGTCTTTCCGCCAGTACTCTGGCTACCTCAGAGGCTCCGGCTCCAAGCACCTCCACTACTG GTTTGTGGAGTCCCAGAAGGATCCCAAGAGCAGCCCTGTGGTGCTGTGGCTCAATGGAGGGCCGGGCTGTAGCTCCCTAGACGGCCTCCTCACCGAGCACGGCCCCTTCCTG ATCCAGCCAGATGGTGCCACTCTGGAGTACAACCCCTATTCCTGGAACCTG ATTGCCAATGTGTTATACCTCGAGTCCCCAGCTGGGGTGGGCTTTTCCTACTCCGATGACAAGTCTTATGCAACCAATGACACCGAG GTGGCCCAGAGCAATTTTGAAGCCCTTAAAGATTTCTTCCGCCTCTTCCCGGAATACAAGGACAACGAGCTTTTCCTGACGGGAGAGAGCTATGCCGGCATCTACATCCCCACCCTGGCAGTGTTGGTCATGCAGGACCCCAGCATGAACCTTCAG GGGCTGGCTGTGGGCAATGGACTCTCCTGCTATGAGCAGAATGACAACTCCCTGGTCTATTTCGCCTACTACCATGGCCTTCTGGGAAACAG GCTCTGGTCTTCCCTCCAGACCCACTGCTGCTCTCAAAACAAGTGTAACTTCTACGACAACAGAGACCCACAATGCGTGACCAAT CTTCAGGAAGTGTCCCACATCGTGGGCAGCTCCGGCCTCAACGTCTACAACCTCTACGCTCCATGTGCTGGGGGGGTGCCCAGCCATCTAAG GTACGAGAAGGACACTGTCGTGGTCCAGGATCTGGGCAACATCTTCACTCGCCTGCCACCCAAGCAGATGTGGCATCAG GCACTGCTGCGTTCTGCGGGAGAGGTGCGCCTGGACCCCCCCTGCACCAACACCACAGCCGCCTCCACCTACCTCAACAACCCTCTTGTGCGGAAGGCCCTCCACATCCCCGAGCAGCTGCCCCGCTGGGACGTGTGCAA CTTCCTGGTGAATATCCAGTACCGCCGTCTCTACCAAACCATGTGTTCCCAGTACCTGAAGCTGCTGGCCGCACAG AAATACCGGATCCTGCTGTACAACGGAGATGTGGACATGGCCTGCAATTTCATGGGAGATGAGTGGTTTGTGGATTCCCTCAACCAGAAG ATGGAGGTACAGCGCCGGCCCTGGTTGGTGGACTACGGGGACAGTGGAGAGCAGATCGCTGGCTTCGTGAAGGAGTTCTCCCACATCGCCTTTCTTACCATCAAG GGTGCCGGACACATGGTCCCCACTGACAAGCCCCAGGCTGCCCTCACCATGTTCTCCCGCTTCCTGAATAAGCAGCCATACTGA
- the PLTP gene encoding phospholipid transfer protein isoform X1, producing MALFGALFLALLAGAQAELPGCKIRITSKALELVKQEGLRFLEQELETITIPDVRGREGHFYYNISEVKVMELQLTSSELHFQPEQELMLQINNGSLGLRFRRQLLYWFFYDGGYINASAEGVSIHTALQLSRDPTGRIKVSNVSCQASVSRMHAAFGGTFKKVYEFLSMFITSGMRFLLNQQICPVLYHAGTVLLNSLLDTVPVRSAVDELVGIDYSLVKDPVASASTLDMEFRGAFFPLAEGNWSLRNRAVEPQLPEEERMVYVAFSEFFFDSAMESYFQAGALKLSLVGAKVPHDLDMLLRATYFGNIVLLSPAVIDSPLKLELRVTAPPRCTIKPSGTTISVTASVTIALVPPDQPEVKLSSMTMDARLSAKMALQGKVLRTQLDLRRFRIYSNQSALESLALIPLQTPLKTMLQIGVMPMLNERTWRGVQIPLPEGIDFVREVVTNHAGFLTIGADLHFAKGLREVIEKNRPANTGDPLAPSAPPPSMAAV from the exons ATGGCCCTCTTCGGGGCCCTGTTTCTAGCGCTGCTGGCAGGCGCTCAGGCTGAGCTCCCCGGCTGCAAGATCCGCATCACCTCCAAGGCGCTTGAGCTAG TGAAGCAGGAGGGTTTGCGCTTTCTGGAGCAAGAGCTGGAGACCATCACCATTCCGGACGTGCGGGGCCGAGAAGGCCACTTCTACTACAATATCTCTGA GGTGAAGGTCATGGAGCTGCAGCTGACATCCTCGGAGCTCCATTTCCAGCCAGAGCAGGAGCTCATGCTACAGATCAACAATGGCTCCTTGGGGCTGCGCTTCCGGAGACAGCTCCTCTACTGGTTCTT CTACGATGGGGGATATATCAACGCCTCTGCCGAGGGTGTGTCCATCCACACCGCTCTGCAGCTCTCCCGGGATCCCACTGGCCGGATCAAAGTATCCAACGTCTCCtgccaggcctctgtctccagaaTGCATGCAGCCTTTGGGGGAACCTTCAA GAAGGTGTATGAATTCCTCTCCATGTTCATCACCTCAGGGATGCGCTTCCTCCTCAACCAGCAG ATCTGCCCCGTGCTCTACCATGCAGGGACCGTGCTTCTCAACTCCCTGCTGGACACCGTGCCTG TGCGCAGTGCTGTGGACGAGCTCGTTGGCATTGACTACTCCCTCGTGAAGGATCCCGTGGCCTCTGCCAGCACGCTGGACATGGAATTCCGG GGGGCCTTCTTTCCCCTGGCCGAGGGCAACTGGAGCCTGCGCAATCGGGCGGTGGAGCCCCAGCTGCCCGAGGAAGAGCGGATGGTATACGTGGCCTTCTCTGAGTTCTTCTTCGACTCTGCCATGGAGAGCTACTTCCAGGCAGGGGCCCTGAAGCTGTCGCTGGTGGGGGCCAAG GTGCCCCATGATCTGGACATGCTGCTGAGAGCCACCTACTTTGGGAACATCGTCCTGCTG AGCCCGGCAGTGATCGACTCTCCGCTGAAGCTGGAGCTGCGGGTCACGGCGCCACCACGCTGCACCATCAAGCCCTCGGGCACCACCATCTCTGTCACTGCCAGTGTCACAATCGCCCTGGTCCCACCCGACCAGCCCGAGGTCAAGCTGTCCAGCATGACCATG GATGCCCGTCTCAGTGCCAAGATGGCACTCCAGGGGAAGGTGCTGCGCACACAGCTGGACCTGCGCAG GTTCCGAATCTACTCAAACCAGTCTGCATTAGAGTCGCTGGCA cTGATCCCACTGCAGACCCCTCTGAAGACCATGCTGCAGATTGGGGTGATGCCCATGCTTAATG AGCGGACCTGGCGTGGGGTGCAGATCCCACTCCCCGAGGGTATTGACTTTGTGCGCGAGGTGGTGACGAACCACGCG GGTTTCCTCACCATCGGGGCTGACCTCCACTTTGCCAAAGGGCTGCGAGAGGTGATTGAGAAGAACCGGCCTGCCAACACCGGGGACCCCCTAGCACCCAGTGCCCCGCCACCCTCCATGGCAGCTGTCTGA
- the PLTP gene encoding phospholipid transfer protein isoform X2, which yields MALFGALFLALLAGAQAELPGCKIRITSKALELVKQEGLRFLEQELETITIPDVRGREGHFYYNISEVKVMELQLTSSELHFQPEQELMLQINNGSLGLRFRRQLLYWFLKVYEFLSMFITSGMRFLLNQQICPVLYHAGTVLLNSLLDTVPVRSAVDELVGIDYSLVKDPVASASTLDMEFRGAFFPLAEGNWSLRNRAVEPQLPEEERMVYVAFSEFFFDSAMESYFQAGALKLSLVGAKVPHDLDMLLRATYFGNIVLLSPAVIDSPLKLELRVTAPPRCTIKPSGTTISVTASVTIALVPPDQPEVKLSSMTMDARLSAKMALQGKVLRTQLDLRRFRIYSNQSALESLALIPLQTPLKTMLQIGVMPMLNERTWRGVQIPLPEGIDFVREVVTNHAGFLTIGADLHFAKGLREVIEKNRPANTGDPLAPSAPPPSMAAV from the exons ATGGCCCTCTTCGGGGCCCTGTTTCTAGCGCTGCTGGCAGGCGCTCAGGCTGAGCTCCCCGGCTGCAAGATCCGCATCACCTCCAAGGCGCTTGAGCTAG TGAAGCAGGAGGGTTTGCGCTTTCTGGAGCAAGAGCTGGAGACCATCACCATTCCGGACGTGCGGGGCCGAGAAGGCCACTTCTACTACAATATCTCTGA GGTGAAGGTCATGGAGCTGCAGCTGACATCCTCGGAGCTCCATTTCCAGCCAGAGCAGGAGCTCATGCTACAGATCAACAATGGCTCCTTGGGGCTGCGCTTCCGGAGACAGCTCCTCTACTGGTTCTT GAAGGTGTATGAATTCCTCTCCATGTTCATCACCTCAGGGATGCGCTTCCTCCTCAACCAGCAG ATCTGCCCCGTGCTCTACCATGCAGGGACCGTGCTTCTCAACTCCCTGCTGGACACCGTGCCTG TGCGCAGTGCTGTGGACGAGCTCGTTGGCATTGACTACTCCCTCGTGAAGGATCCCGTGGCCTCTGCCAGCACGCTGGACATGGAATTCCGG GGGGCCTTCTTTCCCCTGGCCGAGGGCAACTGGAGCCTGCGCAATCGGGCGGTGGAGCCCCAGCTGCCCGAGGAAGAGCGGATGGTATACGTGGCCTTCTCTGAGTTCTTCTTCGACTCTGCCATGGAGAGCTACTTCCAGGCAGGGGCCCTGAAGCTGTCGCTGGTGGGGGCCAAG GTGCCCCATGATCTGGACATGCTGCTGAGAGCCACCTACTTTGGGAACATCGTCCTGCTG AGCCCGGCAGTGATCGACTCTCCGCTGAAGCTGGAGCTGCGGGTCACGGCGCCACCACGCTGCACCATCAAGCCCTCGGGCACCACCATCTCTGTCACTGCCAGTGTCACAATCGCCCTGGTCCCACCCGACCAGCCCGAGGTCAAGCTGTCCAGCATGACCATG GATGCCCGTCTCAGTGCCAAGATGGCACTCCAGGGGAAGGTGCTGCGCACACAGCTGGACCTGCGCAG GTTCCGAATCTACTCAAACCAGTCTGCATTAGAGTCGCTGGCA cTGATCCCACTGCAGACCCCTCTGAAGACCATGCTGCAGATTGGGGTGATGCCCATGCTTAATG AGCGGACCTGGCGTGGGGTGCAGATCCCACTCCCCGAGGGTATTGACTTTGTGCGCGAGGTGGTGACGAACCACGCG GGTTTCCTCACCATCGGGGCTGACCTCCACTTTGCCAAAGGGCTGCGAGAGGTGATTGAGAAGAACCGGCCTGCCAACACCGGGGACCCCCTAGCACCCAGTGCCCCGCCACCCTCCATGGCAGCTGTCTGA